GTTTTATCTCGAGGTTCGCTAACAGAAGCTTATCATTCTTCCGGACCTTGCGCAAggcgaaaaaatttgaatggGGTCCGGATTGCGAGAAGGCTTTCACAGAGTTGAAAGAGTATCTTGCTGTGCTTCCTATCCTGGCCAAATCGACAGCAGGTGAGCCTTTGTGGGTATATTTATCTGCTACTGAAGGGGCTTTGAGTTCGGTCCTAGTCAAGTCAGAAGGATCAGTTTAGCAGCCGGTTTACTACGTTTCGCTTGCACTCAAAGGGGCAGAAATCAGGTACTCAGGGTTGGAAAAATTGGCTTTGGCTTTGGTGATGACAGCGAGGCACTTGAGGCCCTACTTCCTATCTCATCCAATTGTGGTGCTGACCAACAGTCCATTTGGCAGAATCCTCACTCATGCGGATATGTCTGGCCGTTTGGTTAAGTGGACTACTGAGCTGGGAGAGTATGACATCCAGTATGAGCCGAGAACAGCTATTAAAGTGCAAGCCTTAGCCGATTTTCTGGCTGAGACCGTGCATCAAGAAAATGAAGACCCTTGAAAAGTGTATGTTGATGGTTCATCTTCTAAGGATGGAAGTGGGGTGGGGGTAGTATCAATCTCACCAGCTGGGGAGGAGGTGAATTTATCATTTAGGTTGGATTTTCGAGCATCCAACAATGAGAcagagtatgaggctgtgtTGGCAGGTCTTCGAGCAGCAAGAAACGTGGGAGCTACCCGGGTACTTATTTTTTCTGACTCACAGTTGGTAGCACAACAGATGAAGGGAATGTATGATGTGAAAGATGGAAAACTTATTAAGTATGCTCAAGAAGTGAATAGAGTCAGAGATAAATTCACAGAGGTTACCTTTGAACAGATTCCCAGGAAATAAAATGAAAAGGCGGACACTCTAGCCAAAATGGCTGGGGCAATGGGAAGTTGGAAGACTAGAGATGTGGTATTTCAAGTTGAACTCACACCTCACATGAGTTCACCCGCAGTTGAACAGGAGGAGGAGGATTGGAGGACTGGCATAATTGATTACTTGAAAGAGGGAAAGCTTCCTGATAACCCTCGCGAAGCTCGTAAGTTGAAGATAAAATGTTCACGCTATGTGATAATCGGAGAAGTGTTGTTCAGAACGTCTTTTGGAGGGCCGCTTCTTCGGTGCTTGAGTTATCAAGAGGCTGATTATGTGCTCCGAGAAGTTCACGAGGGATGTTGTGGAAATCATTTAGGGGCTTATGCTTTGGCAAGGAAGGTGCTGCTCGCCGGTTATTCTTGGCCCTCAGTACTGCATGATGCTCAAGAGTTAGTGATGTCATGTGATAGTTGTCAACGTCATGCCCGGTTGCATCACCGGCCGGCCGCGATGATGAAGGCTGTCACAGCCGCCTGTCCTTTTGACCAGTGGGAAATAGATATTGTGGGGCCTTTTTCTATAGCTCTTGATCAAAAGAAGTTCCTATTGGTAGCAGTTGACTATTTttcaaaatgggtggaagcagagCCTCTAGCCAGAATCACTGAGAATGACGTCCTGAAGTTCTTATGGAAGAGTATAGTATGCAGATACGGAGTACCTAGGAAACTAATATCCGATAATGGGAGATAGTTCCAAGGGGCCAGGATCCAAGCTTGGTGTAAAGAGATGAAGATCCAACAAGTCTTTACCTTTGTAGCTTACCCGCAGAGTAATGGTCAGGTGGAGGTGACTAATCGGACACTGGTGCAGGGTCTAAAGGTTTGACTTGGCAAAGCTAAGGGCAATTGGGTGGATGAGCTACCAAGTGTCTAATGGGCATACCGAACCACTCCGAGGGAAGGAACCAAAGAAACTCCTTTCAGTTTGGTCTACGGTAATGAGGCAGTGCTCCCGGCTGAGATTGGGTTGGAATCAGCAAGGGTAGTGTTTTATGACGAGGACAATGATGCGAGACGCGCTACTGACCTTGATCTTTTGGAAGAAAAGAGAGAGGCTGCCAGCATTCACGTGGAAGCTTATAAAAACCGTATTGCACAGTCTTATAGTCGGAGGGTCATTCAGAGGAACTTCCATGTAGGTGACTTGGTCCTGAGGAAGGTGCAcgaagagcagagaggaaaGTTGGACCCAAAGTGGGAGGGTCCCTTCAAAGTTATTGAAAGGCTGAGCTCTGGAGCCTATTATTTGGAGAATGCGTAAGGCAAGGCATTGAAGAGGCCTTGGAACGCTTATCATCTTAGAAAATATTATCCTTGATTTCATTGCTCATGTATTTCATTTCGAATTTTCCTATGTAATCACTTGGAAAAcaataaaatcaagttcttcTTTTAAGTTCATTAATGTTGTTGTATTTTGAGGgcgttgaaattttattttcctacttaggctGTGCCAGGTAGAGGAGCAGAGTCAGGGCGgagagaaattttattttcctacttaggctgtgcctagtagaggagcagagtttggaaGAATAGAAAAAATTTCTATTTCCAACTAAGAcgtcgcctagtagaggagcagcgtgcaggataaaaattaaaattttcctacttaggctgtgtctagtagaggagcagagttagggcggagagaaaattttattttcctacttaggtTGTGCCTAGTAGAGGAACAGAGTttggaaaaagagaaaaaatttctattttcctactaaggcatcgcctagtagaggagcagcgtgtaggataaaaattaaaattttcctaTTTAGGTTGTGCCTAGTAAAGGAGCAGATGGGGCGAGGAGAAATTTTATATTCCTACTAAGACATCGCCTCGTAGAGGAGCAGCGTgcaagataaaaattaaaattttcctacttaggatgtgcctagtagaggagcagagttagggcagagggaaaattttattttcctacttaggctgtgcctagtagaggagcagagtttggaagaagagaaaaaatttctatttttctactaaggcatcgcctagtagaggagcagcgtgcaggataaaaattaaaattttcctacttaggctgtgcctagtagaggagcagagttggggcggggagaaattttattttcctactaagacatcgcctagtagaggagcagcgtgcaggataaaaattaaaattttcctacttaggctttgcctagtagaggagcagagttagagtgaagagaaaattttattttcctacttagaCTATGCTTAGTAGAGAAGCAAAGTTTGGAAGAAGAGAAAAAGTttctattttcctactaagacatcgtctagtagaggagcagcgtgcaggataaaaattaaaattttcctacttaggctgtgcctagtagaggagcagagttgggggaGGGAGAAATTTTATtctcctactaaggcatcgcctagtagaagaGCAGAGtttggaagaagaaaaaaaaattattttcctacttaggctGTGCCTAGTAGAGAAGCAGAGTGCAAgacaaaaaaattttatttttctacttAGGCTGTACCTATTAGAGGAGCAGAGTTcggaagaaaagaaaaaaaaaattattttcctgctaaggtatcacctagcagaggagttagagagcAAGGGTGTTGAAAATTtgtattttcctgctaaggtatcgcctAGCGGAGGAGTTAGAGGCTGAGGGTGTTGAAAttctattttcctactaaggcatcgcctagcagaggagttcgCACTCTGCCGATTTTATTCACCCTAGTGATTTAAAAGCATCAGAGATAAATTCAGGAGAAGCTGTAAAGGCAAATGCAAAATACGCAATATGATGGAAAACGAGTTCATACATACCAAAAGTGCGCAAAAAGAGAAATATAAACGTCATAAAATCCATAGTTGCATAATAGTATGAGAAGTAAAGCAGTGCAAAAAGTAACAGAATATGGCCTGAAGGCATACAATGTCTGCGTAAATAAAGAATAACGCAAGTAAAAGACCTCGGCCTAAGAATCGGGGGGGGGGGAAATCCCATATGACCCCATATTTATGACAAGTCGCACTATAAATAGCTATTTTACCGAATTCACTCGGGGAGTTCCCACTTTCCCCCTCAGCCGTAGAGGGGGGGGGGGGCACTCGCTACGAAAGCCTCAATTTCGATGAAGACAGTAGAGGCGCCTGGCGGAGGATAGCCCTGAGCCTTGAAGAGGCTGACTGCACCCTCGAAACCTACCTCCAGAAAATGACAAGCTTTAGGAGCGCAGATATCGTTGAACTCCTCAGACTTGAGGAATTCTTCCTTGAATGCAGAGGCTTCGAAAGCGTGTTGAGCCTTAGAGTCCTTGAGGTCCCTACGGATTTGTGCTGCTTCAGCTCGAGCATTCTTTAACTCTTCCTTCAGCCTCTGGCTCTCCTTCGCGTGGTCCTCTGTTCGCCGCTGGTGCTCCTGTTTCTCTTTCAGAAGCTCATCATCTCGAGCTTGGAGCTCCTTAGCATGTGTCACCTTCATCTCGTCAATAGTAACCTGAAGCTGTTCGCGAAGATCCTTGCCCTCGCGTAAGTCTTGGCAGGAGGTAGATCGAGTGGCGTTAGCGCGCTCAACCAACTCTCCTATGTACATCATGCCCTGAATAAGTAGACAAGattgtgatttgatttgatagctTTCCCTTTGCAGCAAGATTGCGACTTGATtcgttttcaaatttttggagactgacggatggctggaagaaaatgcacaaCTCGCACCCAGTAATCCAAGGACAGCACAATTAATCGAACTTCGAATctgcgattcagttcgactcgggagggggagactggtgatatcTCGTGGATGGACCCACTACCCATGGCACATCccaagcccaaatggaagacaggcccatcaagggcccaggtattctcctataaatactaggtttgagtgttcatttgattcattcactatattgttttcagcaacacccttagctgctcccccatatatcctcagtcactgacttgagcatcggaagggctacgccaggacaccctcctggcccccttctaacggtcttcttcgtgatttcaaGCTCAGGACAATTTCAAAACCCTGCGTCTGTACTAGTGACGCTTGCCGGAATCAAGTCAGTAGAGGCGCCTGGCGGAGGATAGCCCTGAGCCTTGAAGAGGTTGACTGCACCCTCGAAACCTACCTCCAGAAAATGACAAGCTTTAGGAGCGCATATATCGTTGAACTCCTCAGACTTGAGGAATTCTTCCTTGAATGCAGAGGCTTCGGAAGCGTGTTGAGCCTTAGAGTCCTTGAGGTCCCTACGGATTTGTTGCTGCTTCAGCTCGAGCATTCTTTAACTCTTCCTTCAGCCTCTGGCTCTCCTTCGCGTGGTCCTCTGTCCGCCGCTGGTGCTCTTGTTTCTCTTTCAGAAGCTCATCATCTCGAGCTTGGAGCTCCTTAGCATGTGTCACCTTCATCTCATCAATAGTAATCTGAAGCTGTTCGCGAAGAGCCTTGCCCTCGCGTAAGTCTTGGCAGGAGGTAGATCGAGTGGCGTTAGCGCGCTCAACCAACTCTCCTATGTACATCATGCCCTGAATAAGTAGACAAGATTGCGATTTGATTTGATAGCTTTCCCTTTGCAGCAAGATTGCGACTTGATTCGTTTCCAAATTTTTGGAGAATGACGgatggctggaagaaaatgcacaaCTCGCACCCACTAATCCGAGGACAGCACAATTAATCGAATTTCGAATctgcgattcagttcgactcgggagggggagactggtgatatcTCATGGATGGACCCGACTACCCATGGCACATCccaagcccaaatggaagacaggcccaacaagggcccaggtattctcctataaatactaggtttgagtgttcatttgattcattcactatattgttttcagcaacacccttagctgctcccccatatatcctcagttactgacttgagcatcggaagggctacgccaggacaccctcctggcccccttctaacggtcttcttcgtgatttcaaGCTCAGGACAATTTCAAAACCCTGCGTCTGTACTAGTGACGCTTGCCGGAATCAAACCTTAAATTACTCGTGAGTATCATCTTTCAAGACTATCTTATCCAAAATCTTCAACACACCATTAAACATATTCAAATAGTCATCTTCTTCAATTATCTCCCTATCTCCAAAAATATTCtaatcaatattttaaattttcttaacaaataatctcaaaaataaagttAACCAAAaataacatctaacaatctctcatttggtttatttttgaaaaaacatgaaacaatcaaaaaaataaaaatatctacATTCATGATCAAAAACACAAAACACAAGTTCAATCCAATCATTTCTCTCCCATCTTCTTGATGGAAAATATGCTCCTCGTAAAATGTCAACTTGTGGATTCTCAATCATGCATCAAAAAACCGAACTCCAAgatcaatatcataaaaataatataacatCTCTGGTATCACTTGTTGATCCGATTttatcttattttttatttttatttattagtcCAATTAAGAAATAAAAAACTGAAAGCAAAAATAAGAGCACGAGAAATCTTAATGTGGTTCAGTCCAACTAACTTACATCCACAAGGCCAGGCCCAACAATCAAACAAATCTACTAAATATAAACAGTTACAATTATACAAAGACTTACTCAAATAAAAGATTGTCTATTTTCTAATAATGTCTTTTTGACGAACACATTAAGTAGACTTCACTTGGGGAGTACCACCCGTCTTCAACTCCCCCTTGATCGAACTCTTTTCGAAATTGTGAATTGTTCTCTCCCGAAACGTCAGCTTCTTCTCCTAAGGTATGAATCACGAGGTTCCGAGTATGCGTGTACCACTAGCAATTGAAAAGCTCGCAAACATAACGATAAAGTGGAACTCTCAGTAGCTTGTCTCAGCAAATGTCATGACATAGAATGgacaatttcatttttattcacAAAAAGCTCGCTCACAACAACTGATACTCTCTCAGAATAATATAACACTTATAATCCATGGTTCCCTCGACCACATATAGCCATActcaaaaattttcaaaacgAATGAACACTACTTTATATAGAAGAACCCATCATATCCATGATAAACATTATCTTTTCAAATCTTGCACTAGATCTTTCAAGATAATGTCATCTAATATCTTCAACGTATCATCAACACGTCACAAAACATATTCAAACAGTTATCTTCTTCGATTGtctctttatcttcaaatatattacaaacgatattttaaattttcttgacaAATAATCTCAAAAAATAAAGACAAACCAAAATAACACCTACCATAATTCAACCAAAAAACATATGTTCGTTTTGGTGCTAGTATGTGTCATGTATCGCTTCTACTCTTTGCTTCTGTATTTTCTTATTCGGGATTTTCTCATTTTGGAGGTTCTTCAGTCCGTAAATGCAACAATATCTGTAGGAGAGAGTATTGCACAACTAAgactcaaaattttattttttgtgttaAGGTAAGCTACATTTTTTGTGTTAAATGTAAAATCCCAATCAGCTGAAATACATTATACATTGAAACTGTGTAGGCATATGATACAATTATACAAAACTTTGATACTTCATCCCTCCATAAAAAAGGTATGTATATACATGACTCATAATCTGACATTTATACTGCAAAAAGATCAATTCAATGATCATTCTTATTTACATATGTATAACAAATTTAACAAAGTAACAAACTTGAGCAAATCTATCACCTGATTCCTCATATCGAATGTCATGTGTATCATCATCTTCTCTGTCTCCTTGACCGAGAAAGATTTCGGTGTTCCCCTTAGTTCCTCCCAAAGAGTTAAATTTTGCTGATTGTATCAGGAACAGAAACCAAGCACAGCTAATTTCGGACACTGGCACCATAAACGCAATCACAAACAAAGCACTCTAGAACGAAGAACTATGATCGCTAAACCATATCATCTGAAGGCCCGTACAAACAAGAATGATAATCTGTAACATGATTGAGCAATTGTGCATCACCCTGCCTCTTGTACAGAATCTATAAGGCTGCCCTAAAAACATTTCCATGATCAACCTCTGTCTTGTGTAAAATCTGATAACAAACACGTCCGACAGCTCCTTGGTTAGTAACCAAACAGAAAATGAATCAAGGAAATATTTGATTGATGGCATTGCAGAGAATAATTGAAATGAAAGAATACAGAAACTTAGATATGAGCATAATCCTACATTATCAAGTAACTACCTATGCACTCTGGGTAAATGGCATTCAATTCAAAGAGCTATCTCACAGTTTAACTTtcaacaagttaaagtaatgcACATCCAATCAGCAGCATCAGAACCATAGTATGGAATCAAATATTAAATGAAAAGAAACACCTTTTCACATACTCTACACCATAtcaaattttctaagattgTCAATAAAGTGTAGCACTTTTAATCGAAGGTTCAGAAACGACCACAACAGGCAAAAGATCTAACTTTTTAGCAACTTATTATGCATAATTGAAAAAGTAGGCTAATTCATGATTGAACCCGCAACAATATTCGGTTTCCAGCTCAAATatccttaacaattgcaaacATAAAAGGACCCACTACACTGGAAACGAGCATTTTCCACCTCACAATTTAGTTCATTACCAAAAACCCCAGAATAAAAAATCAGGAAAAAGAAACATATACAGagcaaaaaagaaaaaggaaatcaAGAACACTAACAGTAAATCGTGAtaaaatattatgattattGATCAACCTTGGAAACAGTCTGCATAGTATTCCTTTCATTTTGAAGATCAGAGCTTAAAACTGCCAAACAATCCCTCGGAGTTTCAAACAAAGACAACGAAAATTTCTTAGAAACGACACCaacatcaaaataaatcaaCCCTGAGCTGGGAATATCGACCCGGATTTCAATCACCGGAAACCACAAGAACAAATCTTGGGCCGTCATCCCAGATAGCCCATCGATCTGTCCGTAGCTCAAAACGCCCGAAACATTCATTTCGTAGTGCAATTCATTCTCGAACTTGGCATTGCAAGCTTGATCCAAGTAAACTTGGAATTTCCCGGACTTATCAAAGTTGAAATTTCTCACCCCTTTGGGGAATAGCCCCATGGGCAGCCCATAAAGATTAAGAATATCATAAATGGATGAATCTTCTGATATCTGATTGCACGTGGCAACACTTAGAAACCAGCAGATGAAGAAGAGAGTGGATAGTGAGAGGGTAAAATGGCGTAAAGGGATCATTTTTGCTGCTTTCTTGATAATTATAACATGGAAATTTCTGCAGATTTAGGGTTAAAAATTGGAGAAAATGGGCAGTGGGCTGGAGAAGAAAAGATGGAGATGGTGCCAGCAAGAGTAGCGAGGGTTATTTGGAGAATATGATCAATAATTGGTGGTGTGTTTGGGTTCCTCCAATGGAATCTTGATTCGCTGCGATTGGTGTAATGGAGGTGGTGCCTGCAAGACTACATTAAATTTTATGGTAAATTTTGGCTCTCGAGATTTGTTTATTTAACATGTAAATCATGAAAttttgttgtgtaattatatattttcaCATCCCATTCTATTTTTCCGTAACAAATGCTCAATTTAGGATAGTTTTTGCCATGAATATAAAAtagataatattttaatataattattgcCGGAATTCATGTTTAACATAAACGTTAGCGTTGCGTGTAAAAGATATCAATGTTGTCACAGATGTTGTCACATCTATTAACAACACACAGCGGAATAATATATCACACAAATAAAtagcttaaataaaaataattcagAGATAATCATGCATAAGTATAAATACCTGGGTAATGCTTtagggaaaaataattatcaGAAAACAAATTGAGTTTACAAACACAATATTAGTGATTCTATGAAAAACTAAGTTGCTTAACACGTTAAGGAAAAAAATTACATCCTAAAACAAATAACCGGACTTATTTAAACGAAATCAAGGAATGCAAAACGATGTGCCGAAAACTAtaataaacaaaacaaaatcttcAATCAACACTTTCACAAGTGTAGCCTTCATATGTCTCCAACAACTTGGCAACGCGTTAACACAACGACGATCATCAAACGACGACGCTATATGACTTGATTCTTTTCTCTATATCCCTGCGTCTATATATCTTTCGCGTAGTTTATGATCCTTATATTTATAGACATTTTTTTCTCTAGACTTGTTTCGTTGATTAGATACCTACAAATTATGATAAGATAGAGTTTATaagtaaataaaaatttttaagtaTATCAAGTTAAATC
The Primulina tabacum isolate GXHZ01 chromosome 9, ASM2559414v2, whole genome shotgun sequence DNA segment above includes these coding regions:
- the LOC142504357 gene encoding uncharacterized protein LOC142504357 — encoded protein: MKIQQVFTFVAYPQSNGQVEVTNRTLVQGLKAVLPAEIGLESARVVFYDEDNDARRATDLDLLEEKREAASIHVEAYKNRIAQSYSRRVIQRNFHVGDLVLRKVHEEQRGKLDPKWEGPFKVIERLSSGAYYLENA